The following proteins come from a genomic window of Lachnoclostridium phytofermentans ISDg:
- a CDS encoding MmcQ/YjbR family DNA-binding protein → MKLRYQIITYCSNLKDVYEDYPFHDPNWTVMRHKENKKVFAWIYEKDGLIWVNVKCNPEWRDLWRDAFPSVVPAYHLNKEHWNSIILDGTVPEDDIKRMIEESYELTKGRKKKI, encoded by the coding sequence ATGAAGCTACGCTACCAAATAATTACCTACTGCTCCAACCTAAAAGATGTCTACGAAGACTACCCATTCCATGATCCAAACTGGACTGTTATGCGTCATAAGGAAAATAAGAAAGTGTTTGCTTGGATCTATGAAAAGGATGGCTTAATCTGGGTTAATGTAAAATGTAATCCGGAATGGAGAGACTTATGGAGGGATGCTTTCCCATCAGTAGTTCCAGCATACCATTTAAATAAGGAACACTGGAATTCCATTATTTTAGATGGAACCGTTCCAGAAGACGATATTAAAAGAATGATTGAGGAAAGCTATGAGCTTACAAAAGGACGAAAAAAGAAAATATAG
- a CDS encoding ribosomal maturation YjgA family protein, whose product MSLQKDEKRKYRIKYAVAFIVLIIIEVLIALYVHDNFVRPYIGDVLVVIVLYSAIRVIIPEKYVLMPLYLFVFAAGVEFLQYFKLVQALGLQNNTFFRIILGSTFDWMDILCYGVGCVILGVYEWIVRNRKRCQVTVTK is encoded by the coding sequence ATGAGCTTACAAAAGGACGAAAAAAGAAAATATAGAATAAAATATGCAGTAGCATTTATAGTACTAATAATCATTGAGGTGCTGATCGCATTATATGTACATGATAACTTTGTACGCCCATACATTGGAGATGTGTTGGTTGTTATCGTACTTTACTCTGCAATACGTGTTATAATTCCAGAAAAGTATGTCTTAATGCCTTTGTATTTATTTGTCTTTGCAGCAGGCGTGGAGTTTTTGCAGTATTTTAAATTGGTGCAGGCATTAGGATTACAGAATAATACTTTCTTTAGAATAATTCTTGGCTCAACTTTTGATTGGATGGATATTCTGTGTTATGGAGTTGGGTGTGTAATTTTAGGTGTATATGAGTGGATAGTAAGGAATAGAAAAAGATGCCAAGTAACCGTAACTAAATAA
- a CDS encoding right-handed parallel beta-helix repeat-containing protein encodes MAKKIWRKVSLLIVCVMFVGLFHCVPAKAATTYYYVSTTGSDSNNGTTKETAFKTLTKALTKASAGTTIFVLNGTYSYSTTFKLTSNGTASEPIKILNYSGHSPVIDFSSQEYADSSRGFQISGNYWIIAGLTITGAGDNGIHISGNYNRVQDCFITKCGDTGLQISNGGSYNTITRVTSTYNYDKKTNGENADGFAAKLGIGPGNVFTSCKAYNNSDDGFDFYDAKNAVKVYDCEASYNGVADGNGNGFKVGGNNSADNHYLENCTATGNRSRGYDQNNNTGYITLVNCTGTKNNVNFYFPKAPASGTHKFTGCISSGGASKDKIVGATVTNCSFYQ; translated from the coding sequence ATGGCAAAAAAAATATGGAGAAAAGTAAGTTTATTAATTGTTTGTGTAATGTTTGTGGGTTTATTTCACTGTGTTCCTGCGAAGGCAGCAACTACATATTATTATGTTTCAACTACAGGTAGCGACTCCAATAATGGCACTACTAAGGAAACAGCTTTTAAAACTCTTACAAAAGCTTTAACTAAAGCTAGTGCAGGAACAACAATTTTTGTTTTAAATGGAACTTACAGTTATTCTACGACATTTAAACTAACTAGTAATGGTACGGCTTCTGAGCCAATAAAAATATTAAACTATAGCGGACATAGCCCTGTTATTGATTTTTCTAGTCAAGAATATGCGGATAGTTCAAGAGGTTTTCAAATATCGGGAAATTATTGGATTATCGCTGGTTTAACGATAACTGGTGCTGGGGATAATGGTATTCACATAAGTGGAAACTATAATCGAGTGCAAGATTGTTTTATCACTAAGTGCGGAGATACTGGTTTACAAATCAGTAATGGTGGTTCTTATAATACAATTACTCGTGTTACTTCCACTTACAATTATGATAAGAAAACGAATGGTGAGAATGCGGATGGTTTTGCAGCAAAATTAGGTATCGGACCTGGAAATGTTTTTACTTCCTGTAAAGCATACAATAATTCCGACGATGGATTTGACTTTTATGATGCGAAAAATGCAGTAAAGGTATATGACTGTGAAGCATCCTATAACGGAGTAGCGGATGGCAATGGAAATGGTTTTAAAGTAGGAGGAAATAACTCAGCGGATAATCATTATCTTGAAAATTGTACTGCCACAGGAAATCGTTCTAGAGGATATGACCAAAATAACAATACTGGTTATATTACACTAGTAAATTGTACTGGTACAAAAAACAACGTAAATTTCTATTTCCCAAAAGCACCGGCTTCTGGAACACATAAGTTTACTGGTTGTATCTCTTCTGGCGGAGCAAGCAAAGATAAAATTGTGGGAGCTACCGTTACGAACTGTTCATTTTATCAGTAA